A genomic window from Lotus japonicus ecotype B-129 chromosome 1, LjGifu_v1.2 includes:
- the LOC130730442 gene encoding UNC93-like protein 3 produces the protein MASVIPRDEEAPLVAAADDSPALQSPKSHHTKDVHILSLAFLLIFLAYGAAQNLQSTLNTEEDLGTTSLGILYLSFTFFSVVASLVVRKLGSKNSLIIGTTGYILYVAANLKPNWYTLVPASLYLGFCASIIWVGEGTYLTSTARSHATDNKLHEGAVIGDFNGEFWAVFALHQFIGNLITFALLSDGKEGSTNGATLLFVVFLCVMAFGAILMCFLRKLSENSKREYDHSGAGASEHSSLKSLCRSLTSALSDVKMLLIIPLMAYSGLQQAFVWAEFTKYVVTPVIGVSGVGSSMAAYGAFDGICSLAAGRLTSGLTSITAIVSFGAFIQAVVFILLLLDFSISSGFLSTLYILFLAALLGIGDGVLMTQLNALLGMLFKHDTEGAFAQLKIWQSATIAIMFFLSPHISFEVMVVIILAFLCFSFCSFLWLALKVVKTSSSSTSE, from the exons ATGGCGTCAGTGATTCCTCGTGACGAAGAGGCGCCACTGGTCGCCGCCGCCGATGACTCGCCGGCTCTTCAATCACCGAAGAGCCACCACACGAAGGACGTTCATATCTTGAGCTTGGCTTTTCTCTTAATCTTCCTTGCCTATGGAGCAGCACAGAATTTACAGAGCACTCTCAACACC GAGGAGGATTTGGGTACAACTTCACTTGGGATATTGTATCTGTCTTTCACGTTTTTCTCAGTGGTTGCTTCTTTGGTGGTGCGGAAACTCGGTTCCAAAAACTCTTTGATTATTGGGACTACTGGTTATATATTGTATGTGGCTGCAAATTTGAAGCCCAATTG GTATACACTGGTTCCGGCCTCTTTGTATCTTGGGTTTTGTGCTTCTATAATATGGGTTGGAGAG GGAACATATCTCACTTCCACCGCACGCAGTCATGCTACTGATAACAAATTGCATGAAGGTGCAGTAATTGGTGACTTTAATGGGGAATTCTGGGCTGTGTTTGCCCTCCACCAG TTTATTGGGAATCTTATTACATTTGCTCTACTGAGTGATGGGAAG GAGGGAAGTACCAATGGTGCAactttgttgtttgttgtattCCTTTGTGTTATGGCCTTTGGCGCAATACTAATGTGTTTCTTGCGTAAACTGAGTGAGAATAGCAAGAGAGAATATGACCATTCAGGTGCTGGTGCTAGTGAACATTCGTCCCTCAAGTCTCTATGTAGGTCACTTACCAGTGCATTATCTGATGTGAAGATGTTGTTGATCATACCCCTTATGGCATATTCAGGCCTACAACAAGCATTTGTATG GGCTGAGTTTACCAAATATGTTGTAACTCCTGTAATTGGTGTTTCTGGTGTGGGTAGTTCAATGGCAGCATACGGGGCTTTTGATGGAATT TGTTCTCTTGCTGCTGGTCGTCTCACCTCTGGTCTCACGTCTATTACAGCAATAGTTTCTTTTGGAGCTTTTATTCAGGCAGTTGTATTCATCTTGCTTTTGCTAGATTTCAG CATAAGTAGCGGATTCCTTAGCACTCTATATATACTCTTCTTGGCTGCTTTATTGGGCATTGGTGATGGAGTTCTTATGACGCAGCTCAATGCTTTGCTTGGAATGCTATTTAAGCATGACACG GAAGGGGCTTTTGCACAGCTAAAGATATGGCAGAGTGCTACAATTGCTATCATGTTCTTTTTGTCCCCCCACATATCGTTTGAGGTAATGGTGGTGATTATTCTGGCTTTCCTTTGCTTCTCATTCTGCAGCTTTCTATGGTTAGCTCTCAAGGTGGTTAagacatcatcatcctccaccAGCGAGTGA
- the LOC130730446 gene encoding uncharacterized protein LOC130730446 gives MSHWLSELFHWRLTTPWPILAYAATWMTLLTVTVAVASISPQVAFVTGVSPSSSFSQKCRADGSIRIPLDLPGEILCFPASMFMKSKIDLILPPVFAAVIVAASACVVRAVGLREHDQTHPDDQ, from the coding sequence ATGTCTCATTGGCTCTCTGAATTATTCCATTGGCGCCTCACAACCCCATGGCCAATACTAGCCTACGCTGCCACCTGGATGACGCTACTAACCGTGACAGTGGCAGTAGCTTCAATCTCGCCGCAGGTGGCGTTTGTCACCGGCGTATCCCCTTCCTCCTCGTTCTCCCAGAAGTGCAGGGCTGATGGGTCCATCAGAATACCCTTGGACTTACCGGGAGAGATCCTCTGCTTCCCTGCTTCCATGTTCATGAAGTCCAAGATTGATCTTATCCTTCCACCAGTATTTGCAGCGGTGATTGTAGCAGCTTCTGCTTGCGTGGTGAGGGCTGTGGGCTTGCGGGAGCACGATCAAACTCATCCAGATGATCAATAA